One stretch of Acropora muricata isolate sample 2 chromosome 12, ASM3666990v1, whole genome shotgun sequence DNA includes these proteins:
- the LOC136893519 gene encoding uncharacterized protein isoform X3 → MSGFSEEGDKSSTIRCFPVFDKRTCVSKAFYTSFYVAIGALFPYLPVYFKQLKLSSHQNGILIGIRPLIQFCATPIWGACADKFHKSKTILLISVLGWLVSNFLLLLVPVNKDPMLCDFYDMNYENGFSSSSNQSALNDFVRRRNVTLKHFCSRISPYLESMESFFLPTHRDFQEACGGDQFLFSVVNGLNCAAEVCVFLVSDKFLHLFGHINVIYLALFCYSIRFVYFYIIENPWYVLPAELLQGITTAAFWSSCVSYVGLHPGASNTVQGILNGVYMGLGFATGGLIGGFLAQVIGMKLAFLLYAFASFCFLIPFVLVNTFGKK, encoded by the exons ATGTCTGGTTTTTCTGAAGAAGGAGACAAGTCAAGCACTATCAGATGTTTTCCCGTGTTTGACAAAAGAACTTGTGTTTCCAAGGCATTTTACACTTCGTTTTACGTCGCCATTGGGGCGCTTTTTCCTTATTTACCGGTATACTtcaaacaattaaaattgtcGTCTCATCAGAATGGGATACTTATTGGAATTCGGCCGCTAATTCAATTTTGCGCGACGCCAATTTGGGGCGCATGCGCTGACAAGTTCCACAAGAGCAAGACTATTTTACTGATATCTGTGCTGGGTTGGCTGGTCTCAAACTTCCTGTTGTTGCTAGTTCCGGTCAATAAAGATCCAATGCTCTGCGATTTCTATGATATGAACTACGAGAATGGTTTTTCATCTTCAAGCAATCAAAGTGCCCTCAACGATTTTGTCAGACGTAGAAACGTGACATTGAAGCATTTTTGCTCAAGGATATCACCTTATCTTGAATCCATGGAATCATTCTTCCTACCCACGCACCGAGATTTTCAGGAAGCTTGTG GAGGTGATCAGTTTTTATTCAGCGTTGTTAATGGCCTCAACTGCGCAGCCGAAGTCTGTGTATTTTTGGTAAGTGAcaaatttcttcatttgtttGGTCACATTAACGTGATTTACCTCGCTTTGTTTTGTTATTCCAttcgttttgtttatttttacatCATCGAAAACCCTTGGTATGTCTTACCAGCGGAGTTACTCCAAGGAATTACTACTGCAGCATTCTGGTCGTCTTGTGTGTCTTATGTTGGCCTCCATCCAGGAGCCTCCAATACCGTTCAAGGCATTTTAAATGGCGTCTACATGGGACTCGGATTTGCGACTGGTGGCCTTATAGGAGGGTTCCTTGCACAAGTCATTGGAATGAAGTTAGCTTTTCTTCTTTACGCATTTGCCagcttttgttttctcataCCTTTTGTCTTGGTAAACACCTTCGGCAAAAAATAA
- the LOC136892617 gene encoding major facilitator superfamily domain-containing protein 6-like: protein MSSREANESIENPMIEEKGEEEKEEKERCCAFNKVYLVSKGFYIFFFAAQGSLLPYLALFFKQLELPANQIGVITGLKPYIAFFFIPFWGCFADRFKKGKLLFVISMVAVILGMVAYALIPIDICETKLTDLSKRYNSNVIKHSVLLNRTSHTSKYEAIDQQSFQENPINYSAGESSLRNKRLSNRSELINHITLKEESTEFAKVIESDGIAHSDRHEIGSLDGLSEMADTSSEETPWSQSDMIAFQDQKRRTVKERNSYIFLYLLLATILSTMLSCPSLTLADTATVNLLKRNNETHKYGKQRLWGSIGYGSMAFLIGAAISRTHLCPPGSARRKDVNYYPCFVMYVVYNTIALVIGTQFDFNSGGKKDNADEDTPAAAQKEDGEPSRSEDETNTNGKAILAGLKLLTRPKHAMFIATAFYVGITMGFIRVFLFWHLKDIGGTQILFSIMTAVNCVAEVTLYFLSTKLIAYMGAVRVLYLGLICYSIRLFYYAIVSNPWTVLPVELLSGITTAAVWAAMMSYVGTHSVEGASVTLQGILHGVHWGLGHGSGELIGGFLISNFGAQATFAIFGALCLVIMAVYILISNFANSSDENGTTKET, encoded by the exons ATGTCTTCAAGAGAAGCAAATGAAAGCATTGAAAACCCCATGATTGAGGAAAagggagaagaagaaaaagaggaaaaggagAGATGCTGTGCTTTTAACAAGGTTTACTTGGTATCTAAAGGATTTtacattttcttctttgctGCTCAGGGTTCGCTATTACCGTATTTGGCTCTCTTTTTCAAGCAGCTCGAGCTGCCAGCCAATCAAATCGGAGTTATCACAGGACTGAAACCCTACATTGCGTTTTTCTTTATTCCGTTTTGGGGCTGCTTCGCCGATCGATTCAAGAAGGGAAAGCTATTGTTTGTTATATCCATGGTTGCTGTAATTCTGGGAATGGTCGCTTACGCACTCATTCCCATTGATATTTGCGAAACGAAGCTAACAGATCTCAGTAAAAGATACAACTCCAATGTAATCAAACATAGTGTGCTTCTGAACCGAACCAGTCACACATCAAAGTATGAGGCAATAGATCAGCAGTCGTTTCAAGAAAATCCCATAAATTACTCAGCTGGAGAGAGCAGTTTGCGCAACAAGAGACTTTCTAACAGATCAGAATTAATAAACCATATCACTCTGAAAGAAGAAAGCACAGAGTTTGCTAAGGTAATAGAAAGTGATGGCATCGCTCATTCTGATCGACATGAAATTGGTTCTTTAGATGGACTCTCAGAAATGGCGGACACCTCCAGTGAAGAAACTCCGTGGTCTCAGTCAGATATGATCGCTTTTCAGGATCAGAAAAGACGGACGGTGAAGGAGAGAAacagttatatttttctttacttaCTCCTAGCAACGATCCTGTCGACTATGTTATCATGTCCCAGTCTAACTCTTGCTGACACAGCAACCGTGAACCTTTTAAAACGCAATAACGAGACACATAAGTATGGCAAACAAAGGCTTTGGGGGTCGATTGGCTATGGCTCAATGGCTTTCCTTATTGGTGCTGCCATAAGCCGCACACATCTTTGTCCTCCTGGGAGTGCAAGACGAAAAGACGTAAACTATTATCCTTGCTTTGTAATGTATGTTGTTTACAATACCATTGCGCTTGTGATAGGCACACAATTTGACTTTAACAGCGGTGGCAAGAAAGACAATGCTGATGAAGATACGCCAGCCGCGGCACAAAAGGAGGATGGAGAGCCTTCCCGATCTGAGGACGAAACCAACACCAACGGCAAAGCAATCCTAGCAGGGCTTAAACTCCTAACACGACCTAAGCATGCAATGTTTATAGCGACTGCTTTTTACGTGGGAATTACAATGGGCTTCATCCGAGTTTTTCTCTTTTGGCACCTGAAGGACATAGGCGGTACACAGATACTCTTTAGTATCATGACAGCAGTCAACTGTGTAGCTGaggtcactttgtattttctcTCTACAAAGCTTATTGCCTACATGGGAGCGGTACGTGTGCTCTATCTTGGTCTGATCTGCTACTCGATAAGACTGTTTTACTACGCCATTGTATCTAATCCATGGACTGTGCTCCCAGTTGAGTTGCTTTCTGGAATTACCACAGCAGCTGTATGGGCAGCCATGATGTCATATGTTGGAACACACTCGGTAGAAGGAGCTTCTGTAACACTACAAG GTATCTTACATGGTGTCCACTGGGGACTGGGACACGGATCAGGTGAGCTCATTGGTGGCTTCTTAATAAGCAACTTTGGAGCTCAAGCCACCTTTGCTATTTTTGGAGCACTCTGTCTTGTGATCATGGCTGTTTACATTCTGATTAGCAACTTCGCAAACAGCTCGGACGAAAACGGAACTACTAAAGAGACGTGA
- the LOC136893764 gene encoding uncharacterized protein — translation MEGLNTLLDLLSGSEFFTTIDLKDGYFSIPIHADHYKYLRFEWNSTLFEFICLPFGLSLAPRVFTKVLKPFVVSIRNKGIRLVIYLDDMAIISSSRELSSQEDGVVVQILEPLGFIINKEKSVLIPSQKIVFLGYVIDSVARTVSLPEEKLNKFVRQNPNKAQGGGSSRCSSHSTSVANSTLVPTASPIIGPASYSSTPVGRAPNSASGGFSSPSQRCNAPSRVVCIRDNLQVRGISPRAASYVLKSWRPGTEKQYSAAWKCFCCWCDRKQRNPLQADLGTVCDFLTGQFEDSKKSYSTINSYRSALSSMLLPVDGYSVGEHPIIARLLKGMLHIRPPEPRYSFTWDGNVLLTFLESWFPLSVLELKQLTLKTVALVALVLAQRSQTLSALSIDFMNSTATGTQFVVNSLLKSSRPGKSSLMVSLPAVPENEKLCAHSTLLYYVARTASIRQSLNSSQVFVSYGKPYKVVSSATLARWLKVVLSLAGIDTSIFKSHSFRGASTPKAVSLGVPLDVILKAADWKNAGTFAKFYQRETSSVGQFAQAVLTL, via the exons ATGGAGGGATTAAACACTCTATTGGACCTTTTGTCGGGTTCTGAATTCTTTACTACAATTGATCTTAAAGATGGGTACTTTTCGATACCCATTCATGCGGACCACTACAAGTATTTGAGATTTGAGTGGAACTCGACTCTCTTTGAATTCATTTGTTTGCCCTTCGGGCTTTCTTTGGCTCCAAGAGTTTTCACCAAGGTGTTGAAGCCTTTTGTTGTGTCAATTCGTAACAAGGGAATAAGACTGGTCATTTATCTTGATGATATGGCCATTATCAGCTCCTCTCGTGAACTTTCTTCCCAAGAGGATGGTGTTGTTGTTCAAATCCTAGAGCCCTTAGGATTTATTATCAACAAGGAAAAATCGGTTCTTATTCCCTCACAAAAGATCGTATTTTTGGGTTACGTAATTGACTCAGTGGCTAGGACTGTTTCTCTTCCAGAGGAGAAGTTGAATAAG TTTGTTAGGCAGAATCCTAACAAAGCTCAAGGTGGAGGAAGTTCCAGATGCTCTAGTCATAGCACCTCGGTGGCCAACAGCACATTGGTACCCACCGCTTCTCCAATTATTGGTCCAGCGTCCTATTCTTCTACCCCAGTGGGACGAGCTCCTAACTCTGCCTCAGGAGGATTTTCTTCACCCTCTCAAAGATGTAATGCGCCTAGCCGTGTGGTATGTATCCGGGATAACCTACAGGTCAGAGGAATTTCTCCAAGGGCAGCCAGCTATGTGCTCAAGTCATGGCGTCCAGGGACAGAAAAGCAGTACTCAGCGGCttggaaatgtttttgttgctggTGTGATAGGAAACAGAGAAATCCTCTTCAAGCAGATCTAGGAACAGTTTGCGATTTTCTCACAGGACAATTTGAGGACTCTAAAAAGTCATATAGTACAATTAATTCTTACAGATCTGCACTATCTTCTATGTTATTACCTGTAGATGGATATTCTGTGGGCGAGCATCCTATTATTGCTCGCTTACTTAAGGGGATGTTGCATATCCGTCCCCCTGAGCCAAGGTATAGTTTTACCTGGGATGGTAAtgttttgttgacttttttaGAGTCATGGTTTCCTCTGTCAGTCTTAGAACTTAAGCAGTTAACACTTAAAACAGTCGCTTTAGTGGCCCTAGTTTTGGCTCAAAGAAGCCAAACGTTGTCGGCATTGAGTATAGATTTTATGAATTCAACTGCCACTGGTACCCAATTTGTAGTTAATAGCCTCTTGAAGTCATCCAGACCTGGGAAGTCTTCTTTGATGGTTTCATTGCCAGCTGTTCCCGAGAATGAAAAGCTTTGTGCTCATTCGACTTTGTTATATTATGTTGCTAGGACTGCAAGCATAAGACAGTCACTTAACTCTTCACAAGTTTTTGTTTCGTATGGTAAGCCGTACAAAGTAGTTTCATCTGCAACTCTCGCAAGATGGCTTAAAGTTGTTTTGTCGTTAGCTGGAATTGATACTAGTATTTTTAAGAGTCACAGTTTCAGAGGAGCTTCGACTCCGAAGGCAGTCAGTTTGGGAGTACCCTTAGATGTTATTTTGAAGGCAGCTGACTGGAAAAACGCTGGCACTTTTGCCAAGTTCTATCAAAGAGAAACATCTTCTGTTGGCCAATTTGCCCAGGCTGTTCTCACATTGTAG
- the LOC136893517 gene encoding major facilitator superfamily domain-containing protein 6-like, translating to MKKNHLIMSRDAGQLARESLSNEKDTECTFFSVDRKYIFAKMFYFFYFAGLGAVLPYQPLFYKEIGIPAKKAGIISGIQPFVSFVFTPVWGAIADKFQKGRSIFVMSFVALVAVGIAYLLTPMPDCKETNRSTDLRAMPWTGNISIFYKFSQTIIHSHDLDGWPLETKEPKTSLESRQSQRRDKEKTFDVFLYLLLVCLFGTLFSCPGLALGDAAAVCLLGKNNEVHKYGKQKRWASIGWGMAAFSFGAIVSDNYLCPDTQGQKGEIDYSACFYGSIALKMLALISGLQLGFNMNENNVEKSHGKSEQEKRGVQAALKAIRRPHYFAFFLIVLYCGMTFGMIMGFFFWHLKDNCAPQILFSIIPVIRCIADVFVYTISPRIITQIGVHNFIYLILVGYVIRLACFMLINSPWVFIPIESLSGLTSAGAWAAFVAYIACHSVEGAPATLQGMLHGVYHGIGHALGRVIGGLLFGSLGGNTTFSIFGAFGVIMLIMYFAVNKVLEGSVDDYKNQTRDGKP from the exons atgaaaaaaaaccacCTAATTATGTCACGTGACGCAGGACAGCTTGCCCGGGAATCCCTATCGAACGAAAAAGATACAGAATGCACATTCTTCTCAGTTGACAGGAAATACATCTTTGCTAAGATGTTTTACTTCTTCTATTTTGCGGGGCTCGGCGCCGTATTGCCATATCAGCCATTGTTCTACAAGGAAATCGGCATACCCGCCAAGAAAGCAGGAATAATATCAGGGATCCAGCCATTTGTGTCATTCGTATTTACCCCAGTATGGGGTGCCATAGCTGACAAATTTCAAAAGGGAAGGTCAATATTTGTCATGTCATTTGTAGCGCTGGTCGCCGTAGGGATAGCTTATCTTTTGACACCAATGCCagattgcaaagaaacaaatagGAGCACAGACCTTCGAGCGATGCCTTGGACGGGAAATATCTCAATTTTTTACAAATTCTCCCAGACCATCATTCACTCACATGACCTAGACGGATGGCCGCTAGAAACAAAGGAGCCAAAGACGAGCCTGGAGTCAAGACAGAGCCAGCGCCGTGACAAGGAGAAGACGTTTGACGTGTTTTTATACTTGTTACTCGTTTGCTTATTTGGCACTCTATTCTCGTGTCCAGGACTCGCTCTAGGAGATGCGGCTGCTGTGTGTCTGTTAGGAAAGAACAATGAGGTACACAAATATGGAAAGCAAAAGAGGTGGGCCTCTATTGGCTGGGGCATGGCAGCTTTTTCGTTTGGGGCAATAGTCAGTGACAATTATCTCTGTCCAGACACACAAGGACAGAAGGGTGAGATCGACTATAGTGCCTGCTTTTATGGCTCGATAGCATTGAAAATGTTGGCGCTTATTTCAGGCTTACAACTTGgcttcaatatgaatgaaaataatGTAGAAAAATCCCATGGAAAAAGTGAGCAGGAGAAACGTGGAGTACAGGCAGCTTTAAAAGCCATTCGAAGACCACATTATTTTGCATTCTTCCTCATTGTTCTCTACTGTGGAATGACCTTTGGTATGATCATGGGTTTCTTTTTCTGGCATTTGAAAGATAACTGTGCCCCACAAATTCTGTTCAGTATAATTCCTGTGATCAGATGCATTGCGGATGTCTTTGTTTACACAATATCTCCTCGTATTATCACCCAAATCGGTGTTCATAATTTTATTTACCTCATTCTGGTGGGCTACGTAATTCGATTGGCTTGTTTTATGCTTATAAATAGTCCCTGGGTCTTTATTCCTATTGAATCCTTGTCCGGGCTGACATCTGCTGGAGCCTGGGCCGCGTTTGTGGCTTATATCGCATGCCATTCTGTGGAGGGCGCTCCTGCAACACTTCAAG GCATGCTTCATGGAGTGTATCATGGCATCGGTCACGCGCTTGGACGCGTCATTGGAGGCTTGCTGTTTGGTTCTTTGGGTGGAAACACGACGTTTtcaatatttggtgcttttggcgtaataatgttaataatgtACTTCGCAGTTAATAAGGTCCTCGAAGGGAGTGTGGATGACTataaaaatcaaacaagagatggcaaaccttga
- the LOC136893519 gene encoding major facilitator superfamily domain-containing protein 6-like isoform X1, whose amino-acid sequence MSGFSEEGDKSSTIRCFPVFDKRTCVSKAFYTSFYVAIGALFPYLPVYFKQLKLSSHQNGILIGIRPLIQFCATPIWGACADKFHKSKTILLISVLGWLVSNFLLLLVPVNKDPMLCDFYDMNYENGFSSSSNQSALNDFVRRRNVTLKHFCSRISPYLESMESFFLPTHRDFQEACGERLRIRVLSTDIKEEPRFPIFNLTSVNYQSFEDNTGNSDHNSKYVSCDSTQFIYLLTVTVLGTIIAAPAQALADTATLQSLHGETHKYGRVRLWGSLGWGVGGFSVGAAISSNEAKNYCGEVVIDYSPCFYVYAAAMCVALICGTQFEFDQSQGPNDKDSSDEAENLKADGIIEALNIFRNPQFCFVIFIAFFCGSATGFIETFLFWYLHELGGDQFLFSVVNGLNCAAEVCVFLVSDKFLHLFGHINVIYLALFCYSIRFVYFYIIENPWYVLPAELLQGITTAAFWSSCVSYVGLHPGASNTVQGILNGVYMGLGFATGGLIGGFLAQVIGMKLAFLLYAFASFCFLIPFVLVNTFGKK is encoded by the coding sequence ATGTCTGGTTTTTCTGAAGAAGGAGACAAGTCAAGCACTATCAGATGTTTTCCCGTGTTTGACAAAAGAACTTGTGTTTCCAAGGCATTTTACACTTCGTTTTACGTCGCCATTGGGGCGCTTTTTCCTTATTTACCGGTATACTtcaaacaattaaaattgtcGTCTCATCAGAATGGGATACTTATTGGAATTCGGCCGCTAATTCAATTTTGCGCGACGCCAATTTGGGGCGCATGCGCTGACAAGTTCCACAAGAGCAAGACTATTTTACTGATATCTGTGCTGGGTTGGCTGGTCTCAAACTTCCTGTTGTTGCTAGTTCCGGTCAATAAAGATCCAATGCTCTGCGATTTCTATGATATGAACTACGAGAATGGTTTTTCATCTTCAAGCAATCAAAGTGCCCTCAACGATTTTGTCAGACGTAGAAACGTGACATTGAAGCATTTTTGCTCAAGGATATCACCTTATCTTGAATCCATGGAATCATTCTTCCTACCCACGCACCGAGATTTTCAGGAAGCTTGTGGTGAGAGATTAAGAATCAGAGTTTTATCAACAGACATAAAGGAGGAACCTAGATTTCCCATCTTTAATTTGACATCAGTCAACTACCAGTCTTTCGAAGACAACACAGGCAATTCAGATCATAATAGTAAATATGTAAGCTGTGATTCCACGCAATTCATTTACCTTCTCACTGTTACTGTTTTGGGTACTATCATCGCGGCTCCTGCCCAGGCTCTTGCAGATACGGCTACTCTTCAAAGTCTTCACGGGGAGACTCACAAGTATGGAAGAGTTCGTTTGTGGGGATCTCTGGGTTGGGGCGTTGGAGGATTTTCTGTTGGGGCCGCGATCAGCTCCAACGAAGCAAAGAACTATTGTGGTGAGGTTGTGATTGATTACTCACCATGCTTCTATGTCTACGCGGCGGCAATGTGCGTAGCGCTGATTTGCGGAACTCAGTTCGAATTTGATCAGAGTCAAGGTCCTAATGATAAAGATTCCTCAGATGAGGCAGAGAATCTGAAGGCTGACGGGATTATCGAGGCGCTTAATATCTTTCGAAATCCTCAgttctgttttgttatttttattgcatttttctgTGGATCAGCGACAGGTTTTATAGAAACATTCTTATTTTGGTATCTTCATGAATTAGGAGGTGATCAGTTTTTATTCAGCGTTGTTAATGGCCTCAACTGCGCAGCCGAAGTCTGTGTATTTTTGGTAAGTGAcaaatttcttcatttgtttGGTCACATTAACGTGATTTACCTCGCTTTGTTTTGTTATTCCAttcgttttgtttatttttacatCATCGAAAACCCTTGGTATGTCTTACCAGCGGAGTTACTCCAAGGAATTACTACTGCAGCATTCTGGTCGTCTTGTGTGTCTTATGTTGGCCTCCATCCAGGAGCCTCCAATACCGTTCAAGGCATTTTAAATGGCGTCTACATGGGACTCGGATTTGCGACTGGTGGCCTTATAGGAGGGTTCCTTGCACAAGTCATTGGAATGAAGTTAGCTTTTCTTCTTTACGCATTTGCCagcttttgttttctcataCCTTTTGTCTTGGTAAACACCTTCGGCAAAAAATAA
- the LOC136893519 gene encoding major facilitator superfamily domain-containing protein 6-like isoform X2, with amino-acid sequence MSGFSEEGDKSSTIRCFPVFDKRTCVSKAFYTSFYVAIGALFPYLPVYFKQLKLSSHQNGILIGIRPLIQFCATPIWGACADKFHKSKTILLISVLGWLVSNFLLLLVPVNKDPMLCDFYDMNYENGFSSSSNQSALNDFVRRRNVTLKHFCSRISPYLESMESFFLPTHRDFQEACGERLRIRVLSTDIKEEPRFPIFNLTSVNYQSFEDNTGNSDHNSKYVSCDSTQFIYLLTVTVLGTIIAAPAQALADTATLQSLHGETHKYGRVRLWGSLGWGVGGFSVGAAISSNEAKNYCGEVVIDYSPCFYVYAAAMCVALICGTQFEFDQSQGPNDKDSSDEAENLKADGIIEALNIFRNPQFCFVIFIAFFCGSATGFIETFLFWYLHELGGDQFLFSVVNGLNCAAEVCVFLRSYSKELLLQHSGRLVCLMLASIQEPPIPFKAF; translated from the exons ATGTCTGGTTTTTCTGAAGAAGGAGACAAGTCAAGCACTATCAGATGTTTTCCCGTGTTTGACAAAAGAACTTGTGTTTCCAAGGCATTTTACACTTCGTTTTACGTCGCCATTGGGGCGCTTTTTCCTTATTTACCGGTATACTtcaaacaattaaaattgtcGTCTCATCAGAATGGGATACTTATTGGAATTCGGCCGCTAATTCAATTTTGCGCGACGCCAATTTGGGGCGCATGCGCTGACAAGTTCCACAAGAGCAAGACTATTTTACTGATATCTGTGCTGGGTTGGCTGGTCTCAAACTTCCTGTTGTTGCTAGTTCCGGTCAATAAAGATCCAATGCTCTGCGATTTCTATGATATGAACTACGAGAATGGTTTTTCATCTTCAAGCAATCAAAGTGCCCTCAACGATTTTGTCAGACGTAGAAACGTGACATTGAAGCATTTTTGCTCAAGGATATCACCTTATCTTGAATCCATGGAATCATTCTTCCTACCCACGCACCGAGATTTTCAGGAAGCTTGTGGTGAGAGATTAAGAATCAGAGTTTTATCAACAGACATAAAGGAGGAACCTAGATTTCCCATCTTTAATTTGACATCAGTCAACTACCAGTCTTTCGAAGACAACACAGGCAATTCAGATCATAATAGTAAATATGTAAGCTGTGATTCCACGCAATTCATTTACCTTCTCACTGTTACTGTTTTGGGTACTATCATCGCGGCTCCTGCCCAGGCTCTTGCAGATACGGCTACTCTTCAAAGTCTTCACGGGGAGACTCACAAGTATGGAAGAGTTCGTTTGTGGGGATCTCTGGGTTGGGGCGTTGGAGGATTTTCTGTTGGGGCCGCGATCAGCTCCAACGAAGCAAAGAACTATTGTGGTGAGGTTGTGATTGATTACTCACCATGCTTCTATGTCTACGCGGCGGCAATGTGCGTAGCGCTGATTTGCGGAACTCAGTTCGAATTTGATCAGAGTCAAGGTCCTAATGATAAAGATTCCTCAGATGAGGCAGAGAATCTGAAGGCTGACGGGATTATCGAGGCGCTTAATATCTTTCGAAATCCTCAgttctgttttgttatttttattgcatttttctgTGGATCAGCGACAGGTTTTATAGAAACATTCTTATTTTGGTATCTTCATGAATTAGGAGGTGATCAGTTTTTATTCAGCGTTGTTAATGGCCTCAACTGCGCAGCCGAAGTCTGTGTATTTTTG CGGAGTTACTCCAAGGAATTACTACTGCAGCATTCTGGTCGTCTTGTGTGTCTTATGTTGGCCTCCATCCAGGAGCCTCCAATACCGTTCAAGGCATTTTAA